AGTTGAGTTAAAAGATTTGATGATTAAATCAATCACTAAAAGTGACTGCATACGTagagtttgattttgattacgAACTGACTGTTTCATTTTCTGATAGAAGGCCTTATATCCGTTGACAAATTGACTCTCATGAATGAGATTTCTGACGTCCTTGAACCTTTTGCTTTCTGACCCCCTTTGTTGTTGCAACGTAACCTAGCATCCAGTTCTTTCATCATAATACTATCTTCAAATGCCTTATGATTCAAAGggaatataaagaaaataagataaaattagTGCAAATGCCTATTGGGTCTAATGCATCGTTTTTATAACTAATAGTCTGGCATTCAGATAATCTtgtgaaaacaaaattaggcTTCTAGTTCTTGCATTCATCTGATTCATTGCAAATTGTCTGATTAAATCAGTTNTTGCATTCATCTGATTCATTGCAAATTGTCTGATTAAATCAGTTCAGGCTCTCACATCTGagtatttgaaaaagaaagtaactgAAAGGAACAGAAAGATTTCTTCATCCTGCACAAGAAAGTTTACGGCAAGCACTCTATTcagaaatggtatcagaaaCCATAATGCAAAAAAGCTGCATGAATATCAAGCTTTGGAGGGGTTAACCAGTGAGTCGTACAAAATCCAGATTCATGATCAGTCCTACATATAGTCTCCTTGCATATCCATCTGACCGGATAAATGTTCAGGTTAGTTTTGCATGCATCGGTAATATGAGTAACTTCTCCTTTTATCAGTGTGATAGTTCTTTATACTATATATCCATCATGTAGCTTTATAATGACAGTACCTATGCATTTGTGAAATCTGATGGGGTAGTAATCCCATAACTCGCCTAACTATGCTAGGAGTGAAAAACGGAGTATGTAGGAGTAAGGTTGAAATTGATGCCATGCATTTGTTCTGTAACTAAGAGGGTGCCAGACTTGACTGCACGGGTGATGCAAGTGATGTTTGGTGAGAGTGAGTGAGGTAGGAAATAGATGAGTAGTTTTGCGAGAGAATGAATCTAATAACATGATAGGGATCGTTGAGAGAagagtcctacattggttaATTGAGGGGAAggtcataggtttataagtaagaaatactattttcattagtacgaggtcttttggggaaatcaaaaccatgaaagcttagactcaaagtggacaatatcataccattgtggaagtTTGTGATTCCTAGCTCTTCTCTCAATCGTCCTTGACATAATTAGAATTAGAAGAGGCGTCCCTACAAGCTGTTGGCACAAGCCGTTGCAGCTGCTTATGTGCCTGCCCGAATAGATTAAGATATGAATCAAggaccattttttttctccatgcCAAAAGAATAGAGTTGCAGTTCAATAGCTCTTCCACCATGAATTTATTATTGCTTATATCAAAGATTTGCTCTATAACTAAGAAACACCAACATTTTAGTTTGGCTGGCGTATCTGTGTCCAGAAGATGTGTGTAAGTGCATGCTTGGGTAGATGCATTACCAGACGATTGtaaaagcaataaaaataCTGCTATTTTGAcgcttttcattttttgattttcttaCTGTTATTTTGACGCTTCAGAATCTGTCTACTTCCTTTAGGCAATAGGTTACTCGGCCTTTTTATCCAGAAGATGAAGTCAACTGCTACAAACTTATAGTTTCCATGTCTGTGAGTGGATCGGGGAGGCTCGCTGGCAAAAGAAAAGTGCTTTCACCGAAACTCCAGTTGAACTCAGTTCGGTGGAAGTCCAAGTCGCCTCTCCCCTTCTAACAGGTATCTTCTATCAATATCCAAATTTCTGCTTCCATCAATATGGCAATAGCCACTGTTGTTTTTGGGGAAattttctagctcttatttTAGCTGCTGAATATGACCAAAAATCAAGGTGATTAAAAAGCAATGTGGCCCAGATATTGGACGCCATATCTCTAGTCTTTCATCCTTCAAAATTACATTAGAGAATCGTTTCTAAAtgtaacttgaaatttcaaattttttatgacAATTGTTTCTCCTAATATTGGAGATTGGTAGAATGTAGTCAGTGACCATATACTGTCATGGTTAGATGTaagagaaaaactaaaaatgcaAGTTTCACCTTGTAttcaaagaattaaaagagTGAGACATTGAGATAAAACGCAATCGATCAGATTCCATGTCTAAATTACTATTTGGTCCtcaactttcaaaataataaatttcgttttcaaaaatctattaaataaaaaatatttaattcaatatttatgtgATAGGTTGATTAACTTAGAATATTGGGAACTCTTGGCGAAAAAATGTACGGATCTACATTAAATTGAAAGTTGGCTAAATAGAGGCAAATTTTATAGTTCATACACCTAACTTAATTTAACCTTccataatttagaataaatagTGTCATGGTGACATTTGTCTAAGGAGTGTTGCCTATGATTGTGTATCGAATGTCTTGATCATACTTGTCTAAGGTGTGTTGCCCATGATTCCATGTCCGATCCAAACCCCATTTTACTTGCTTTTATGTTAGTTATGTCTTTACTATTCTTGTTGTGTCGAAAGGGGACATGACTAATTGTCAATTCTTCTATCATAGATTATCCGCTTTTAGAGATGCAGTTATTGTTTATTAGCCtataacattattttctttcaaaatgcacaatttagaaaacattttCTGTCAAACGTGACTCGAGACTTGATTATATGTCTAGATTGTCTGTAAAGTTTGATTTTCACACAAGTGACTTGTTGGCTCGGTTAGGATAAGTGAACTCGTGGTTAAATCACAATTTATTATGGGACAaattgtattatttctttaaaatattttagagttTTTGTACGGATGTGATTGGAGGGATCCACCATGGCTCACTTTTTGGAGGAGAAAAACGAGAAGAAATTGCAGCATGTGCCATTAATATTAACTCGTACAAAACCTGCTCCcaaataggaaagaaaagaaaaggatttttCATCGAAGAGAGActgagggagagagagagagagagagagatgggttACAGTTCGTTGCTGAAGAGCCCCAAGAAAGAAGgagcagaagaagaacaagaagttCCAAATTCCATTTGGGACGATTTCAAAGCCTTTTTTGAGCTCAGCAATGAGGAAAAGCTACCGCTGCAGCAGCAGGAGAATTTTTCCATCGTCAATGGCGGTCCACTCAATTGGGACTTGATGGATCATCATTCCAACCACCAGTTTTCCCTCTCTGAAACCAAAACAAACCACAGCGGCCATGGCGATGGCGTCGAGGCGGAGGTGTTCAGCCGAGTCGTCCCAAAAGCTTGCTCCTTCGACGGCGATGGCGTTATGGAAAGCAAGAAGAAGGCTTCGTTGAACTTAAATCTTAACTACGAAGAGGTTTCGGAAGCATGGTCCGGCCGTGGATCTCTCTGGGCCGCCGGCGGTTCTTCTCcttccaacccaacccacaACGTTTATGTAAGTTGTAATGATCAATTATCGTATTTCATTCTCTATATTTATATGCCCATCCATCCTTGactatatgtatatatataacatatggTTGTAAAACAGATGGGAGAGGTTCCAagaatggaggaagaaagaacaagaagggTGCTGAGGTACAGGGAGAAGCGGCTCACCAGATTGTTCTCCAACAAGATAAGATACCAAGTTCGTAAGCTGAATGCCCAGAAAAGGCCCAGAATAAAGGTCACCCATTTCACTAAATGCTTCATTCCAAACCCCAACAAAACCTTAATTTTagctttcattttgttttttttgttttggctcACAGGGGCGTTTTGTGAAGACTGTTTAGCCACAAAGTTCAAAATATCtcacccaaaagaaaaaagtatcctttttttttcttcccctttttctctgtgaatatgctttctttcttcattcattcTGTGCATGAAAATATCTCAAAGTTTGATTCATTTCTTTGATACTCACAACAGCTTTCCTGTGGCTTTCAATGTCGTGGACCCTCCAGACCCCAACTTGCCATTAAAGACACGCTCTGGATTGACCATTTACTCATATCACTCCCTCTGCAAGCATATATATTATAGCAATAGGGCTGCAGATTTACACAGAACTTTGATGGGGATGTGTCGTTTTCGGGTTCGATTCGGAGGAAGTCCCGAGTTCGAAACGTTTGAATTTGTAAAACTAAGACCACATTAGCTTAATTTGTATTAATACTGAGATTAAGGAGTTTCGTATGACTGTGTTTATTTCAAAAGCTGAGGGAtctaattgaattatttaaaaacataaaagtaaataaaagcaATGAACTTTTTGCATGTGATTGAAAGGGAAGCCTAAGATATTTTGAAGTCTTTTTCATTGCtacctttcttttcattttggatttttctaacttttttgGTCCTACAAAAATACCCAAAACTGAAGAGCTATAATCATTTTTGTTCACAATTATCACatgcttttaatttttgcaTCCATTCATTgccttttttaataaaattaaataaaaagttttaaatctCATTTGAATCTCTAAATCAACAAACTAacattcctttttttcttttcttttttttctttttttttttccatgaaATATTAATGAGTAAAGATTAAATAGTCTTTTGCATAAAGTTAGGAATGGGACgttaaagaattaaattaaatacttaaaaatatagactaaaatacaatatatatatatatatatatattgattatacgtaataaaaaaaaaatctccattTAATAGTTGGTTCCAACATTCTATAACAACTTACTTGTGTATTGCGATCTATATTAGCCCTTACTTCATCAAGCCACTCTCCAATCTAATGCTTCTCCTTAAGAAAACGGCTTCTTGGTTGCTTCATGCTGTCAAACTCCTTACTTTGAACCCCCAATTTCTTGATGAATAGTCGTTCTTAATTCATGAAATTTAGTTCTATAGTTTTAGGGTATATAGAAAACGAATTTGTAGAAGAAATCAAGAGTTGAAATAGCCTCTAAAATTTTGCACAAGTCAATTTAGGGTAACTGATCACTTCTAACGATCATAATTCTATgctcaattataaaaaattgatgggTTTAGACCGAAATCATAATTCTATgctcaattataaaaaattgatggaTTTAGACCGAAATGATAACTAAAGATTCTGACTCTATTTGAAGCCTATATTGAAttgtaaagaaacaaaaagagaggagCAAGGCATGCAAAGAAATGCAAGAATTTGGGTTGGAGAAAGAAGATGGTGACAACGGTCAACCTAAGCCTCTCTTAGACATTTTCctcattttatgatttttaaatcttttaaagtCTAATTTTCGAGTTGTTACCACTCTCATTCATATGGATGTGTTATCTTTTACATAATCAAatgtcattttgt
This genomic interval from Cucurbita pepo subsp. pepo cultivar mu-cu-16 chromosome LG20, ASM280686v2, whole genome shotgun sequence contains the following:
- the LOC111783468 gene encoding zinc finger protein CONSTANS-LIKE 6, whose translation is MGYSSLLKSPKKEGAEEEQEVPNSIWDDFKAFFELSNEEKLPLQQQENFSIVNGGPLNWDLMDHHSNHQFSLSETKTNHSGHGDGVEAEVFSRVVPKACSFDGDGVMESKKKASLNLNLNYEEVSEAWSGRGSLWAAGGSSPSNPTHNVYMGEVPRMEEERTRRVLRYREKRLTRLFSNKIRYQVRKLNAQKRPRIKGRFVKTV